In one Alnus glutinosa chromosome 14, dhAlnGlut1.1, whole genome shotgun sequence genomic region, the following are encoded:
- the LOC133857276 gene encoding probable caffeoyl-CoA O-methyltransferase At4g26220: MEQNLKFISSRSKSLLQSDDLYQYILETSVYPREPELLKELRHITAGHPRARMATAPDAAQLIAMLLKLVNPKKTIEVGVFTGYSLLLTALTIPEDGKITAIDINQETFEIGLPIIKKAGVADKINFIQSEALPVLDQLLQTHENEGSFEFAFIDADKVNYWSYHERLMKLLKVGGVVVYDNTLWGGTVAMPDELVPEFLKQGRQFTIEFNKLLVADPRVQISHASIGDGITICKRLY, from the exons ATGGAgcaaaatttgaaattcatATCTTCTCGTTCTAAGAGTTTACTGCAGAGTGATGATTTGTACCAG TATATCCTGGAGACTAGTGTGTACCCACGTGAACCAGAACTTCTGAAGGAGTTAAGGCATATCACTGCTGGCCACCCACG TGCTAGGATGGCTACTGCACCAGATGCAGCCCAGTTGATTGCCATGCTGTTGAAGCTAGTAAATCCAAAAAAGACTATTGAAGTTGGAGTTTTCACAGGATACTCTCTTCTCCTCACTGCTCTTACAATTCCAGAGGATGGCAAG ATTACAGCCATAGATATAAATCAGGAGACATTTGAGATTGGGTTGCCGATAATTAAGAAAGCCGGTGTTGCAgataaaattaatttcattcAGTCTGAGGCTTTACCAGTCCTTGATCAGCTTTTACAAACT CATGAAAATGAAGGGAGTTTTGAATTTGCTTTCATCGATGCGGACAAGGTTAATTATTGGAGCTACCATGAGCGGTTGATGAAACTGTTAAAGGTGGGTGGGGTGGTTGTCTATGATAACACGCTGTGGGGAGGAACAGTTGCAATGCCTGATGAGTTGGTTCCAGAGTTCTTGAAACAGGGCAGGCAGTTTACAATTGAGTTTAACAAATTACTTGTAGCTGATCCCCGCGTCCAAATTTCACATGCTTCAATAGGTGATGGTATCACCATCTGCAAGCGGCTCTACTGA
- the LOC133857809 gene encoding deoxyhypusine synthase-like, which yields MGDAMKDNLLATVHSTVFKDSESLEGKCVKIEGYDFNLGVNYSQLLRTMVSTGFQASNLGDAIEVVNQMLDWRLADESITEDCSEEERDPTYRKSVRCKIFLGFTSNLISSGVRDVVRYLVEHHMVCNAGSLFVLYNQQVDVVVTTTGGIEEDLIKCLAPTYKGDFTLPGAYLRSKGLNRIGNLLVPNDNDCKFEDWIIPIFDQMLKEQIKENVLWMPSRVIARLGKEINNKNSYLYWAYKNNIPVYCPGLIDGSLGDMLYFHSFHNPGLIIDIVQDIRAMNVEAVHASPKKTGIIILGGGLPKHHICNANMMRNGADYALFINTAQEFDGSD from the exons ATGGGGGACGCGATGAAGGATAATCTTCTTGCGACCGTGCATTCCACGGTGTTCAAAGACTCGGAAAGTCTGGAGGGGAAATGTGTTAAGATTGAGGGTTACGATTTCAATCTAGGAGTAAACTATTCTCAACTTCTCAGGACCATGGTCTCCACAGGGTTTCAAGCCTCCAATTTGGGAGATGCCATTGAAGTCGTTAATCAAATG CTAGATTGGAGGCTCGCTGATGAGAGTATTACAGAAGATTGCAGTGAGGAGGAGAGGGATCCGACCTACAGAAAGTCTGTGAGATGCAAAATTTTCCTTGGTTTTACTTCAAATCTTATATCTTCTGGTGTTAGGGATGTGGTTCGCTATCTTGTTGAGCATCATATGGTGTGTAATGCGGGAAGCCTCTTTGTGTTATATAATCAGCAA GTTGATGTAGTGGTTACAACAACTGGTGGCATCGAAGAAGATCTTATAAAATGCCTTGCACCCACATATAAAGGTGACTTTACTCTGCCTGGAGCCTATTTACGCTCAAAAGGACTGAACCGCATTGGTAACTTGTTGGTTCCTAATGACAACGACTGCAAATTCGAGGACTGGATAATTCCCATTTTTGACCAGATGTTGAAGGAACAGATCAAAGAG AATGTACTGTGGATGCCATCTAGGGTGATTGCTCGCTTgggaaaagaaattaataacaAGAATTCATACCTCTACTGGGCGTACAAG AACAACATTCCGGTTTACTGTCCGGGCCTAATAGATGGCTCACTAGGGGACATGTTGTACTTCCATTCCTTCCACAACCCAGGTTTGATCATCGACATAGTGCAAG ACATTAGAGCCATGAATGTTGAAGCTGTCCATGCAAGCCCTAAGAAGACTGGTATTATAATTCTTGGAGGGGGGCTTCCCAAGCATCACATTTGCAATGCCAATATGATGCGTAATGGTGCAGATTATGCGCTGTTCATCAATACTGCACAAGAGTTTGACGGGAGTGACTGA
- the LOC133857169 gene encoding small ribosomal subunit protein uS8my, with product MGRRILNEALRAIVNAERRGKATVELKPISTVMSSFLRIMKDRGYIRGFQVYDPHRVGRITVELQGRINDCRALTYRQDIKATEIERYRLRMLPTHQWGYVVITTPEGVLDHEEAIKRSAGGQVLGYFH from the exons atggggAGGAGGATACTGAACGAGGCGTTGAGAGCGATCGTCAATGCGGAGCGGAGAGGAAAAGCAACGGTGGAGTTGAAACCCATCTCCACAGTCATGTCTTCTTTTCTTAGGATCATGAAAGATCGAG GGTACATCAGGGGTTTTCAGGTTTATGATCCACATAGAGTGGGGAGGATAACAGTTGAACTACAAGGCAGGATTAATGACTGCCGGGCTCTCACTTACAGGCAGGATATCAAGGCAACGGAGATTGAAAGATACAGATTGCGTATGCTTCCAACACATCAG TGGGGTTATGTTGTAATCACTACTCCAGAGGGTGTTCTGGATCATGAAGAGGCTATTAAAAGGAGTGCGGGCGGACAGGTTCTGGGTTATTTTCATTAG
- the LOC133857168 gene encoding F-box/LRR-repeat protein At4g29420, which yields MEELPPSLIVDILSRLPDSAELARCRLVSKTFKSLSYEVRSVRLLCTLSRYLKSRAPETIPPVTPFKTVLNTLVCDSRSLESVSIRVDKSLGTLSNDDVEDESDDLYLTDVRFVKDWLPRVAGRLRSLSVSDFWVQSCWRKSEVLSLISSCCHSLLELEVKNAWLSVDGLNAMPTLTSLTLEFIRLDDEDLNKVNNFFPCLKVLNLIGVGGLKEPKIHLLHLNTCHWTVSNAPLSLAIFAPNLVNLTLKCVKPRSLVLETPSLSDFHLTLEEANEFKVKGFPHLKNLLLQSVDLCSLIRMFPSGRTIKKLTMDSPHLKMTGFCLETVFDVFPNLSYLNLGIRAWMQAEGYFVTRCMEGRTGMKVLKEIVAHMGTVSEDVTLSFIFSILDNCTNLSDMALMTYPQIGFLTASDLVSRCRAAYPRVTWKWKMLKEGTEDVWVSDGI from the exons ATGGAGGAGCTTCCACCGTCTCTGATCGTCGACATTCTTAGTCGACTCCCCGACTCGGCCGAGCTCGCTCGGTGCCGACTCGTCTCCAAGACCTTCAAGTCGCTCTCCTACGAGGTCCGATCCGTCCGCCTCCTCTGCACCTTGTCGCGCTACCTCAAGTCTCGGGCCCCTGAGACCATTCCCCCGGTCACACCTTTCAAGACCGTCCTCAACACCCTGGTCTGCGACTCCCGTTCACTCGAGTCCGTCTCCATCCGCGTGGACAAGTCTCTCGGAACTTTATCAAACGACGACGTCGAGGACGAGTCCGACGACCTCTACCTGACCGATGTGCGCTTCGTGAAGGATTGGTTGCCGAGGGTCGCTGGACGGCTGAGATCGCTTTCGGTGTCGGACTTTTGGGTTCAGTCTTGTTGGAGAAAGTCGGAGGTTCTGTCTCTGATCTCATCGTGCT GCCATAGTCTTCTCGAACTAGAGGTGAAGAATGCTTGGCTATCAGTGGATGGCCTGAATGCAATGCCCACCCTCACAAGCTTGACACTTGAGTTCATAAGACTGGATGATGAAGACCTAAACAAGGTCAACAATTTCTTCCCTTGTCTGAAAGTTCTGAATTTGATAGGTGTGGGAGGACTTAAGGAACCAAAGATTCATCTTTTGCACCTTAATACCTGTCATTGGACGGTGTCAAATGCTCCACTTTCTCTGGCTATATTTGCACCCAACCTTGTCAATCTGACCTTGAAGTGTGTTAAACCGCGTTCTCTTGTCCTTGAAACCCCATCATTGTCTGATTTCCACCTTACCCTTGAGGAAGCAAATGAATTTAAAGTAAAAGGGTTTCCTCATTTGAAAAACCTTCTGCTTCAGTCTGTGGATCTTTGTAGTCTCATTCGCATGTTTCCATCTGGTAGGACCATCAAGAAGCTCACCATGGATTCACCGCACCTAAAAATGACAGGATTTTGCCTCGAGACAGTGTTTGATGTTTTTCCAAATCTGAGCTATCTTAATTTGGGCATCAGAGCTTGGATGCAAGCAGAGGGTTATTTTGTCACAAGATGTATGGAAGGTAGGACTGGTATGAAAGTATTGAAGGAAATTGTTGCACATATGGGGACGGTATCTGAAGATGTTACACTTTCAttcattttctctattttggatAACTGTACCAACTTGTCGGACATGGCATTGATGACCTACCCTCAAATTGGTTTTCTCACTGCTAGTGACCTTGTCTCGAGGTGCAGGGCTGCTTATCCTAGAGTTACGTGGAAATGGAAAATGTTGAAGGAAGGAACAGAAGACGTTTGGGTTTCTGATGGCATCTAA